Proteins encoded together in one Poecile atricapillus isolate bPoeAtr1 chromosome 15, bPoeAtr1.hap1, whole genome shotgun sequence window:
- the NKAIN4 gene encoding sodium/potassium-transporting ATPase subunit beta-1-interacting protein 4, producing the protein MGCCTGRCTLIFLCTLQLLAALERQVFDFLGYQWAPILANFLHIIIVILGLFGTIQYRPRYIVVYAIWTAVWVTWNIFIICFYLEVGGLSKDSELLTFNISRHQSWWSENGPGCVRKEASMSGLKGLDNHSYISVIGCALEYRYIEVMHSSFQILIALVGFVYACYVVSVFTEEEDSFDFIGGFDPFPLYHVNEKPTNLLFKQTYLPA; encoded by the exons cTTGCTGCGCTAGAGAGGCAAGTGTTCGACTTCCTGGGATACCAGTGGGCCCCTATCCTCGCCAACTTCCTGCACATCATCATCGTTATCCTGGGGCTGTTCGGCACCATCCAGTACAGACCTCGCTACATCGTGGTG TATGCCATCTGGACTGCAGTCTGGGTCACCTGGAACATCTTCATCATCTGCTTTTACTTAGAAGTGGGAGGGCTCTCAAAG GACAGCGAACTCCTGACATTCAACATCTCCCGGCACCAATCCTGGTGGAGTGAAAATGGCCCTGGCTGTGTAAGGAAGGAGGCTTCAATGTCTGGCCTCAAGGGGCTGGATAACCATTCCTACATCTCTGTCATCGGCTGTGCCCTGGAGTACCGCTACATCGAGGTCATGCACAGCTCCTTCCAGATCCTCATCGCG cTGGTGGGCTTTGTGTATGCCTGTTACGTGGTTAGTGTTTTTACAGAAGAAGAAGACAGCT ttgatttCATTGGTGGATTTGATCCATTTCCTCTCTACCATGTCAATGAAAAACCCACCAACCTTTTGTTCAAGCAGACATACCT GCCTGCGTAA